From Fusarium musae strain F31 chromosome 8, whole genome shotgun sequence:
TGCATGCGTCTCAATTCAAATTTGGCCTAGTATTGGCGGGCTGACGTTGCCTGCAAAGAAGTAAAGACTACCGTTGATGTTGAATGTCGCGGTGAATTCACCAGGCTGAGTAGATTGGATAGATCCCGGCGCAGAAGACATCTGTGAAAGAGTTAGAGACTTTTCGGTACTCAACAAGACATATTAGTGACTGACCTTCAATGCATGAATATAAAGGTCAAGTTTGATATGTTTGAGGATAAGGCTTGTTGTGCTGTTGGATGAGGAAAGGAGACAGTCTCTCGTGTAGAATGACCTCGATATAAATACTTGAAATCAAGAAACTTCCTCCGTTTCTCATGCTGTTCATAACGTAGAAGGCTGCTCAAGTCTGCCGCTTCTACAATACCTAAGAACTTCACCGGCTATCAACGTCAAAGCGATGAGACAAAATACGTATTCCAGACTATCCCCTAGTTTGGCGTCAGCTTTCAGCTCCTGGCTGATCTTTCCTGCATCAAAACAGATCCTTTGAGGCCAGGGAATTGATCAACACTAAAATCAAGTTTTTGAGGGCttggttgaggatgagagacCAACATTCCGGACGGCGTCCAATTGACGACACTTGGCGCTTCCAATAGTGTCCTGCATGTTTCATGTCGCTTGGCGCATCAGCTATAACATGTAGTCATGTAGGAGCACATGCAGGTTCAAATCCTTTGTCAATCATTTCCCTCTCTTGCTCGCCCTAGCTGATAGATAAACTGAATGTGTTTTTCCTTTGTAGTCTTCGTGATTTTACGTGCGCAATATGAGCATTTCGTCGAATCCGTCAGTGGTTGACAAGGAGTGGAGGTTTGTCGATCAAAcgttgaagaaaagaatacAGGCGCTTCAGTACACCTGGTAGTGGTTACCGGCCTATGGTCAACCCTAATTCTATGGACTACTGATGCTAGAGCGCTGTAGTACACGGGCCATCACAAGTAAGCTTCACCAATAATCTTCGCTCGCCTGAATCGCCAATGCcatgagaagatcatgagTACTAGTTATGATACTGAGTGACTAAACCCCTTATATTAGGAAATGATACTCTCTGATTGAGAGTCGTCGTAGACTAATCTCTACCCACCATCCGCCGTCTATACTCGGGTCCCAAGGCAGCCTCATGAGGCCAACGTGCAAGGCAATGCAACGTCAACTCGCCCATCAACAAATCATGCGATATCTGTGCAAGTTGCTTCAGCTGGCTCAAAAAGCCAGGGTCATCAAACATACGGCCAGTGAAGAGATCCAATTCCATCTGAACCTTCTCGCTTATAAAATGCTTCCGTTCCCATTGGGTCTTGTAGACTAGTCGATGGGCCTCTTCTTGGTCTAACGGCACTATATAGACAAAGGTAGAGCAGGGCCAATTGAACAAAGTTAAGTGGATTTTGATACGGCCATCGTGAGTGTTTCGAACTTCCATAGTGTTCCCATCCCAGTCATTTGGAAACTGGGGAGATGGTGGGCGGCTTGGGTTCTGCTCATCGCGGTCGTGGGGATAATGCTCCATTATTGACGAGTTATTATGACGGAGACTTATGTGGGATGCAGGAAGTTGTGGTGAGATCTTTGGCCAGCAGAATGTAGTCGGTGCGAGATATTTACTGGAGAACATGCTCGCCCTGATTCGACTTTTATAGGTTGGTCCACTGCAGTGATGCAGTGATGCCGGGTTGGCTTGCGCGCATCAGCCGTCGTTCAATGCTGTAGTAAACCATGTTTCACGGACTACATCGCCTCCATGAGACGTATTGAGCCATGCGTTCACAGTAGGCCCTCTAAAATTGAATACGAGGTTTAAACATAGGCGCACTCCATGGGCATCATGATTATTGGGTAGGTGAAGGTCACCCCTCAGGATAGAGGTCTTGACCGGCATCTACTAACCGAAGTTAGGTCGGTTGTGATTCTGGTTCACGGTGCGCATAGAGATAATTGTAATGAGATGGCATGTGATTGTTTATGACTCCATTGTGACAAACTGACGAAGGACCATTGAGACGGTTTGAATCGTTTCGACGAAAGACATGATTCACTAGTAGAGCATGTCTGATGTGAGTGAATTCCCATGCTAGGCCAGGCTCTAGTAAGCGTATCGTGTAGCGCTTGTGTTTCCTTCCCGGTCCAGCTTCTTGTTGGTCTTAACAAGCCAGATCTTCATAGCCCAGACGCCCGCAATACACATAGTCGCAAAGCCAGCATTGCTTGCCATTCCGATCAGATATCGCGGTCCGTCTGACTTGGGATACAGATACGCAGTGTAGATGTACGAAGCGTTGGCTATAACATTGACGATTGACAAGCTGACcgacttcttctcagctgtcGAGCCAAGCGTTGCGGAAACCCAGCCAAGAATTATTGAGTTGACTGCATATGCACCACTGGcaaacaagaaacaagcGATGTACCGCGCAGGCGTATTGAGCGTAACACAAGAGATGATGTATCCGACGAGTGCCATTCCCATACAGGCGGTGATATGCCAAGCTCGCTCGTTGAATCGACCAGAAGACCATCCGGCGAGGTATCCAAAGAAACCAGAAACGAGGTAAGGGGGGCAAGTCAGAACCAGAGTGATGGTGCTGTTGAAGCCGAGGGAGCCGACAACAGTGGGGAAGAAGTTGTTGAAAGAACAAGCAGAAAGATGCATGTTCTGGATAAAGCAGAAGAGCCAGAGGCGGGGATCGCGGATGGCTTGGAAGAATCCAGCTCGGGCTCCCTTACTCTCCTCCAGGCCAACAGTATCGCGCAGCATTCGATCGTGTGCAAGTTGTCGTTCTTCTTTGGTCAACCATCGAGTCGTCAAGGGACTGTCTCCCAGGGTGAAGATTCCGATGATGCCGACTATAAAGGTCAAGACAccttcgatgatgaagagccactGCCAGCCCTTGAGTCCGTGGTGTCCATCGATGGTGCCGAAAGTGGCTGCCGCAATCAAGCCGGAGAAGGACGTTGCAAAGATGTTGCCTGAGTATAAAATCGATAGTCGCATAGCAATCTCTTTTCGCGTATAGAAGATTGCCAGTAGGTAAAGGGCCCCAGGATAAAAGGGGGCTTCAGCGACACCAAGGAAGAATCGAACGACGACGAGACCTTTGTAGTCTTTGACGAGAGCGGTGCAAGCTGACACGATGGCCCAGCCCATCATGCAGATTGACATGTACAGCGAGGGACGGACGCGTTTCGAGGAGATGAGCATGTTGGATGGGATCTGCATGAGTAAGTAACTTATCGAAGGTTAGCATCCTCGCAACGAAAGGGGAAGACATTCATCATACCCGACGAAAAGAATCGAGATACATGTGTTGTACTGTGTTCCTTTGAGGCCAAGATGATCTTCAAGACCGTTCAATCGCGCCTGGGCAATAGCATTTCGATCAAGCTACCAACATCAGCACAGTCTCCCCAACAATCAGGACTAAACTCACGTAGTTGAGGAAGTACATTGCCCAAAGAGTAGGCATGATGCGAAAGTCCAATTTGCGAACAAGACGAATCTCAGCTGGATCCGTCTTCTTCACCGCGCCAGAGTAATCTGCCTCTGGGTCAATAAGGACACCAGGCTTCTCAGCTCCATCGGCAACTGACATTTCGACAAAATTGTCTTCAGGCTTTTGCTCGATGCTTCCACGCTTGGGATAGGcagtcatgatgaatggTCAAGAGGTTGTAGAGATGAGTTGATTctgaggaggccaagaatTGAGCGAGTGATCTGGCATGTTATATATCTTGAGTCTCGTGGCTAGGGGGAGAACTTCTCTATGGGGGGTTTTCCTGGGGCCCCGGATTCCCCCAGATCAACATTTGCTAGATCCAGTCCAGACCTTGACGCCTCATACTCTCGTGGTTTAGTggcggaggaagaaaagaccGATGTTGAAGTGCGGGGGAGCAGCATGGCTGTTGAAGGtgcatgttgatgatggggttGAGACGCTTGCAATTACTGGATGCGGTTTAAAGGCTTTGGAGAACCTCCTTTGGGGTCTTCGGAGCGAAAAGTGACTTTATGTGAGATGCTGTTGCCAAgatcatgatatgatatTGGCTTGCAATTGAGCGCCTTGAAGCTTCATCATGCCCCCTTCAATTTTCCTTCTGCAGCATAAAGCGCCATCATACAGGCCTCTACGCTATTGTCTCGGCTTTCACGCGACCAGGACATAAAACTTTTGAGTGCTCGTCTTAAAGGGCTGCCTGCTAATTCCTATTTGGGCTTGAATATTGTCATGATGCGGCTGAGGATACTAGGATACTTGTCACGATTATCAATCGATATTTGTAGACAGAGCTGGAGGCTCTGGAATTGACTAATGATGGCCGTGGGTTGACTTGACCTGTCGGAGGAACAAATGTCCACGGAGGTTTAATCATCCGTTCCTCGAAGAATGACTCTTGCGATAGTAGTTGCCGACAAAGCTTACTGGCCACTTTTCGCAAGAATAATGGCATCTGTATATCGAAGCGATTGATCTCAGTAAGACGGTTTATATCACTACAGTGCTGAGCATTAGTGACGACTCATCACGCACTCACTTGGTACAGCCCAGCCATGCGTCCGAGTAAAGGCGATTGTCTAATGCGAAGAAAGCAATACCTATCTATCAATTCACGTTGGCAACATAAAGCCCTGGCCTTTCTTTGCGCTAtttttcttgtctctctAATTCATTGCATCTTTTGATAAATATCATTGGTTTTGATGTTTGTATAGCAGCTCAAATATATGAACCACCCTACGCTCATTGAGAACGGTCCGTGCAACAACTTGCGCCTGGCCTAATCTGAAGTACTTTGCTTAGGACCACTATTGCTTGGTAACTCGAAGTCGTTTTGTTAGAAGACTAACACCATGCGCTCCCGATGCGACCGTTGATCAACGTTAGCAAGCTCCAACCAAATGCATTTCACGGGCTGTCAAAGCCTACAGCATCAAACAGCAGGAATTATTCGCAGCCTATTCATCTGAAAGTGATTTACTCAATTGCATGATCctagtattactattatcATTGTCCAATTTTCTGCTGAATTTTGTCTTTGGATTGGACGCGCAGGGTTTTTTGCCAAAACTTCAAGCCTCATATCCAAGGCGCGAGTTTCTTCACGTCGAGACGTATTTTTTCCTACCAAAGCAAATCATCTATCTCGCAGGTAAGACTTCATCAACATGATTTGGGCCCCCGATTGACCTGTTGAATTAGCTGATGGCCGTTTGGTCTGTGGTAGTCATGGCTTGGTCGTTTGTGGACTCTGCTGCGCCGACTACAGTTTCATGGATGACGTACTTTACGAGGACCCAAGCGAATGGCCAGTGAGGCGTCCAGAAGATATGAAGACGACCTCGACCGCGCTTGCTCTCTAGATATCGATAGGCTAGACCCCATCCGCCGCATGGAAATGTGTATAGGCAGAGGAAAAGTCCTACCAACAGCCTTTGTACCGCCACAGTCGGCAACTCCCCAAAGCCTGTTTCCCGCAAGCATTGGACGCAAAGCTCACCCACCTGTGACACGATTTATTCGAGTGGACGATCCGAAGTCTTTTCTTATCTACACCGACGGTGCATGCCCTGGCAACGGACAAGCTGAACCTAAGGGAGGATGGGCTTTTGTCTTCGGGCCTCAAGAACGAAACACCACTTCGAGTGTAAACGAACGTCTGCAGGGTCCATTAGGCGATTATGCCAACCCAACCAGCAACAGAGCAGAGCTTCGAGCTACCATCGGCGCCCTTCGTTACAAGAACTGGGCAAGCGTAGGTTTCACTACTCTTTCTTGTCTTAGCGACTGATTCGGAATATGTCGTCAAAGGTGTAACAGAGTGGATCCAAGCATGGCTGTGCAGGGGCTGGAGAAAAAGTGGCGGAGCGGTTGTAAGCAATGTGGATATATGGCAGACGTTTCTCGGGGAGGTACAGAGTAGAGCGTTGGGATGAGTACGGTGTTAAGATTCAGCTTTGGAGGATTCCGCGGGAGTGGAACACTGAAGCCGATCCGTTGGCGAAGGAGGGTGCACAGCTTAACGAGGAGCTCACCTTTAAAGAGAGACTGGGTATCCCATAGCAAGAAAGGAGCGAGTAAGCTGGCGATGAAGAGCCGAACATGATCTGCCGAAGCAAATCGGGGTCTTGATCACGAGAAACGCTTCTCACCGGCTTCTAGCTTATCCGTCGAGAAGGTTTATTGGCCCTACGTTTCAAGTGCAAGCCGAATATGGAATAAGCTTTAGCTGTTAATATTAAATCACAccattttaattaagcttacaTAACGATATTTCTGGGCTGAAAAGCAATTCTGCTCAGCTTGACTCGCGCTATTGAGTTTGAGGTCCGTGATTCTACATTAGCGTAACGCCCATTCGGCATGTAAGCTATCTGAATGGTGGCAAGCCACAGGGGGAAAATGATGCGGAATTGCTTGCACTAAAATCACTGGTCTGTCAAATTCGATTCCGCAAATGTATTTCCCACTGCAGTCAAGCATCCCCGTTAGAGTGAACGCAGATGCATTTGGTGGAAATGAGACGTCTTCTCTGGGGAACATGATGGGAccataaaaagataaaaagataaataaagactGGATGGGACTTGACTGTACAACCAGACTCGTTCCTTTCGaccttcatcaacctcactttcttcttgtctccttCAGTCACTCATTTAGTTGCTTAAAATCACTGGTCTTCACCATGGTCGCCACTCGTTTCTTCATGCTTTCTTTGGCCGCTGCCGTTGCTGTAGCTGGACCCTGCAAACCCCAAAGTTCATCAGTCATTTTCTCTGAAACAACTTTCACCACCGCCCTCCTCGAGTCCACTTCCGC
This genomic window contains:
- a CDS encoding hypothetical protein (EggNog:ENOG41), which translates into the protein MTAYPKRGSIEQKPEDNFVEMSVADGAEKPGVLIDPEADYSGAVKKTDPAEIRLVRKLDFRIMPTLWAMYFLNYLDRNAIAQARLNGLEDHLGLKGTQYNTCISILFVGYLLMQIPSNMLISSKRVRPSLYMSICMMGWAIVSACTALVKDYKGLVVVRFFLGVAEAPFYPGALYLLAIFYTRKEIAMRLSILYSGNIFATSFSGLIAAATFGTIDGHHGLKGWQWLFIIEGVLTFIVGIIGIFTLGDSPLTTRWLTKEERQLAHDRMLRDTVGLEESKGARAGFFQAIRDPRLWLFCFIQNMHLSACSFNNFFPTVVGSLGFNSTITLVLTCPPYLVSGFFGYLAGWSSGRFNERAWHITACMGMALVGYIISCVTLNTPARYIACFLFASGAYAVNSIILGWVSATLGSTAEKKSVSLSIVNVIANASYIYTAYLYPKSDGPRYLIGMASNAGFATMCIAGVWAMKIWLVKTNKKLDREGNTSATRYAY
- a CDS encoding hypothetical protein (EggNog:ENOG41~antiSMASH:Cluster_8.1); the protein is MASEASRRYEDDLDRACSLDIDRLDPIRRMEMCIGRGKVLPTAFVPPQSATPQSLFPASIGRKAHPPVTRFIRVDDPKSFLIYTDGACPGNGQAEPKGGWAFVFGPQERNTTSSVNERLQGPLGDYANPTSNRAELRATIGALRYKNWASVGFTTLSCLSD